In Centroberyx gerrardi isolate f3 chromosome 7, fCenGer3.hap1.cur.20231027, whole genome shotgun sequence, the sequence CTCCATGGCAACTAGCACGTCATTGATGTTTTTGTCACAATACTACTTAGTACTTTACTTGTTATAATTTGAACCAATTCACCGTCTTCCCACAGGTGGTGGCATATACATCGAGCACATATTGCAGTTTGGTGTTGAATACATTATCAAGTTAATATCCTGGGCTGTCggaaaaaaatgcacaaataataataataataatagaccACTCTGCTAGACTCAAAATCCTGTTGATTGTTACCAGGTGCGTTGTTAGGATTTTAGAACATCCAGGGCTCAGCCCAGAGGAAGTCACAGAACAATAGTCCAAGGGCatatttatttctatatttcactaCCTATATCACTATATTACTACAACCTAATAGTGAgctactttggtttgtttgttacgtatggaaacttaactttaagcataactcattttaagaagtaaattatttaacctgtgatgtccttctgttaggaagctgatattttcaaCGCCACATCAAAGATCACCATGAAAAGCCTAATCCATTCTGAATGGCTGGAGGAGTCTACCAGCATAGTAAaatatacagaggcacaaattaaaaattacattttctcaCGTTTAAGGGAAACAATGTCTTAAGTTGAAAATAATATAGATGTTTAATGTGAAGAGAATTagtttttgcatttaatgttcagcagcccacataagtagacctgaatgggaggattcagtaactaactgactaaccagctgactggagagaaatagtaacattttgtttacagtgatccaatattatattgaagatgttgagctaaaaaaaaacaactgctgtAGCTTGTAGGCATCTAACCATGAAGCTATCAACCAAGTGTCAGTCCAAGCTCACACTCCAGTGTCCATCTGGCCGCCTGTCAGTCAACTCGCCACCACACAGctgatttttgctgtctttccagatatggataatcaatcacttgattaaactaacctataacatatcgtacctttcttcctcttttgaaaacgtgaagaagatccataacctgtcttgtcttttcctgacattgtgtttcctggCTGTAGCCCACCTTGCCTTCTCTGACCTAGACTAGGACCGAGcgattaaaatcatccataacGTAGCCTATTCCTTTAGTAAACCAGCCTTTACTCTGTGTTCACGAATAGATAAAAAGTTTCACAAATCTGGAAAAGGGTTTAAAACAATCTTTAGGCTCTCAATGACAATTTAGCCCAGGTTGGACCAGTCTAAGTACAGTAGGTTTTTTATCTAGACGCAGTCTTGTGAAATCCtctgtttgaatttgaatgtcAAACGAATATCAAATATCATGCTATCTTTACCGCGGTCACTTAGGACTACATATTAACTGATCAAAAATATTCGGGGCTAATCTCAAAATATTCGGGGCTAATCTCAAAATATTCGGGGCTAATCTCAAAATATTCGGGGCTTAAGCAAAGAAAGACCCCGTCGACGCCACTGATCGTTACGATAGGCCTATTAATGCACCTGTATATAAATTatgtattattttcacttttataCATAAAAACCCTCTTTTTATGACATAAATAGCCCCAACGTCCTATAAAAGTGGCCATCCGGAGCTCGTAGACCATATCGCTCTACAGGGGTTTTCGGATAAATGAGTCTGTATTATAGCCTATGTACCCTACAGTTATTTACCTCATGACGAGAAACCTCGAGATGAACTTCTTGCATCATGTAGCGATATCATCTGCACTATTTACGGAGGAACTTGCGCTCGAGGCTGAAGTTGACGTTGAGCAGTTTGGTAAGTCCGCCCCTTTCTGGAATTTCCGTGCACACAGTTTACAAACCCGCCTGCCCACAGGACCGCACACCTCCTCATGTGCTGGACCCCCGAATAGAGGCGCACTGCTCCACGCACCCCCTTTTAATAAAGAGTGTGTCAGCCTGAGAAGATACAGCCTAGTGATTGATATGACTTAGAATTGGGCCAATAGCTACAGTAAAGTTACCAAAACTGTAGGCGGGGAGGAAACAGTCCGAATGAAACCTATGAATACGATTATCATCCTTATGCaatttgatgctttggcaataacaAGAATTTAAAAATTTGAGAAAGAAAATTTTAGTCGCATTTAAATTGAATTTCACTTAAATTTTCTTCATAGTGGACTTTTTACAAAAGCCTCATGTCTGTACCTCGCTGGGTGTGCGCCTATTGAAATATGAGAATATTTGTCATGCCAGTaaagaaaatttgaatttgaattaatagtgaaattaaactattcctgaTGTCGtctgggaccccctggaacaccCTCAAGGACCCAGACACCACTGGGAGCCACTGTAAGTAGCCCCTTCCCATTCCCTATGAAAAACTGATAAAGGTCTGATAAAGGTGTCATGTAGCAAAACTATCAACTATAAGGTGAGTTCAGTCATATAAAGTGTGACACTGGATTTCGGATTCTTTGACAGATAAGTGGAAATCATTATTACTGTTAATGGCCCATAGCAGTAAAACCATATTCAGAAAAATCACATGACATCGTTCTCGGTATGGCGAGATAACTTTTTAGATGCTAAGCACCACATGGAGAAAGTCACTCactcgtcacacacacacacacacacacacactacactacacactcAACAATCCGTTCATTAGTTcagtcattcactcactcacggctagcctatctgcccctagtggccgttaggaggcatggcacacacgcacacacacagacacacacacacacacacacacacacacacagttcagcatTGCAGAAAggagttcagtgtgtgtgtgtgtgtgtgtgttaaactgcACTGTGCTAAATTTTGTTGTAAGTGCACAAAACTTACTGGTgcatcaaaaaaaaataaaaaataacatgatgtttgaattttgaaattaagtaaaataaagtaaatgaaGTAAACTGAGTTGTCTTACTTTATCAGTGGGACAGCATATTGTAGATACAGTGGGACAAACCTTTAGGCTTTTGCAGCGGAGGAAAGACCACCTGTATTTAAGCTAGGCAAAGCGCTGGTTCTTGTAACACTGTTCTGAACCTTTTTGTGTATTTAAGAGGAGTTTGTCGGGGTGTCCTGCTGGCTCAGCTGACTGAGGGACGTACCATGTAACTGCAACTTCCTGTGTTCATGTCTGGCCTGGGAGGGATCCTTGTCACATCCCCATTCTCCCTGCCCCCGGATTTAAAAATATGAGCTATATAAACTGATACTACCCATaggccgcaaatatgactttcTCTCAATCAGTGATTGTTGTTACAGGCTACTTTGGTCAgactaaaaaatatatacatttatccaaaaaaaaaaggatttcatTGTATTTCAGAATACAACGGCATCCAGGCATTTCATTACTGTAATGTCTGCATCAGATGATCTTGACCAAGGGTGGTACCTGCTGGCACCGGCTCATGAGGGAGTCGCCTGTTTGGCACGTATTTTATCTTCCCAGGCACACTATGTCAACTGGGAAACAACTGCTGTCTGTTTGTATGCCATACACACAAGTAAGTCTCTTTAAAAAACCCTGCAAGTCGCTGGTGAGGGAACAGTGAAATGTGAAGTCAGAATATAGGTAAtgcaaataattttttttattaaaatgtgtgtgacaaAAAGTTGAGAAGGACAGCTTGGTTTTGGAAGAACAGAAGGCTGTTCTTTACAAAGGTTAGAATGCACTTAATAAAtagaaacatacaaacatatttcAACACTTGGCAGCCCTTTCCATAGATTTCACGGATACTAAAAATGAGTACAACATTATCagtccctccaaacagcttacACAGCTCAAGACACTGGAAGAAAAATGATTGAAGATTCATGGCAGGGAAGGAGAAATGAGTGCGTTGAAAGAgagaagtgggaaaaaaaacgtgtgcgtgtgtgtatgctcacatgtgcatgtgtgcatgggctcttgtctccctgtgtgtgtgtgtatactgtatgtgtgtccccgtgcctgtgtgtgtgctggggatGGTGGAGGTAGATTCTCAGCAGAGGGAGCTGATCTCGCTcttgctgcagccccacttgcAGCAGGCGTTGGACAGACCCACCACCACGTCGCGGCCCTTGCGGTCGGCCTTGCGCAGGGCTTCCAGGATCTCCTCGGAGATGAAGGAACGGGCGGGCCTGCTGAACACCCCCTCCTGCCCGTCACTGGGCTGGCTGTGGAGGCCCAGGTCACCGGTCCTTTGGAAGAGACCCTCCACCACGGAGTCCTGACTCCAGCCCTCTGAGGACTCCTCCTCTCGGGGGCTGAATGGATCCTCTGAAAGCTCTCCTGCATGGGACACAGTGAAGTGGGACGATGAAGCTTGCTGTGCAAAGCCATGCTTCAGAACAGTTTAATGTGTCTTATTAAATGCTCACGCTTGTTTCTTATAGCCAGAAATAAAACAGAGTTTGTCCCACTCCCTTATCTGTGTTGTCACGAGAATGAATtggaaaagatggaaaaggtGAAAGTGAGAAGTCCCAGGGGGGATTTCTGGAGAAAAcggtacattttctggttcagaaccAATTactgtataataaaataaagctaaTTTGGGTATAAATGCTCAAATAAACATTTGACAGGTCCATAAAGTCAGTCTATTGATATTAATTGGTGTAGCTCAAGTGTGCACATCTTGCCACAGTACAAATTAGAATCATAGCTCCATAGGGAAAGCATTGTTTCCATTCATAAATACTGATTGAACCAACTATACCAGACTACCAGAATAACCCATACAAATTAAATGAGTATTCTCCTTCAATCTGCAGCCTAACTTAAACTTGTGatttccttcctcctctattACTGTTTTATTGGCATATGCCTGTCTGGATAAGATACAGAATTGCACACAATCACAAATGAACAGTGCAACAAACTAAAGACAGAAAAGATGCTTCATGGACACTCATGTCTTCTACATATAATCAATACACAGGGATCCAGAGGAACGGAACAATCAGGAATAAAGATTAAGTGAGAAAGTCAAAAACAATCAGTTGACCCTGTACCTAGGATATGTATCTTTCTGTCACCAGGAGAAACCCAAAGAGCTATTCCGGATAACAGAGTCTGTGTCTCACCTGCACTCCTGAGTGAGCGTCTCCAGCGCGAGCCTCCGCAGGTGAAGATGACCGCCCGGATGAACTCACGGCCGCAGAGCTTCACCCCGTACGTTGGGCCCTCCATGGCCTGAACCCCAGCcaccagcagacacacagccagTACCACA encodes:
- the rln3a gene encoding relaxin-3a, coding for MWKAVVLAVCLLVAGVQAMEGPTYGVKLCGREFIRAVIFTCGGSRWRRSLRSAGELSEDPFSPREEESSEGWSQDSVVEGLFQRTGDLGLHSQPSDGQEGVFSRPARSFISEEILEALRKADRKGRDVVVGLSNACCKWGCSKSEISSLC